A single Gammaproteobacteria bacterium DNA region contains:
- a CDS encoding PilZ domain-containing protein, with amino-acid sequence MSSEKDAGEEQRNFFRLQEQVALEYRAATLEEVQEAAKIRKGGEGSKIDATFMLDAISRQLMPLLANVRAESPAIAQYLEGLNQKLDVIAGMVFFHNASLADSSGNRFVRAKTVDISEGGLSFDTPKPPKKGSFVFCRVSISGFQLGLQTYAKVVYLGTVEDDPKMYRVGVSFPLITDYERKQLTRFIFDRQREQIRQVIDGNDNQ; translated from the coding sequence ATGAGTAGCGAAAAAGACGCCGGGGAAGAACAGCGTAATTTCTTTCGTCTTCAGGAGCAGGTGGCCTTGGAGTACCGGGCTGCGACTCTGGAAGAAGTGCAGGAAGCGGCTAAAATCCGCAAGGGAGGGGAAGGCAGCAAGATTGACGCGACCTTCATGCTCGATGCGATCAGTCGTCAGTTAATGCCGCTGCTGGCCAATGTGCGGGCAGAGTCGCCGGCGATAGCTCAGTACCTGGAAGGTTTAAATCAAAAACTGGATGTGATCGCCGGAATGGTGTTTTTTCACAATGCCAGCTTGGCGGATTCGTCGGGTAACCGGTTTGTACGAGCGAAAACCGTGGATATCAGTGAAGGGGGGTTGAGTTTTGATACGCCCAAGCCGCCCAAAAAAGGTAGCTTCGTTTTTTGTCGAGTTTCTATCAGTGGTTTTCAGTTGGGATTGCAGACATATGCCAAGGTTGTTTACCTGGGGACAGTCGAAGATGATCCGAAAATGTACCGTGTTGGTGTATCTTTCCCATTGATTACCGATTACGAGCGTAAGCAATTAACTCGGTTTATTTTTGATCGGCAGCGGGAACAGATTAGGCAAGTTATTGATGGAAACGATAATCAATAA